A part of Aspergillus flavus chromosome 5, complete sequence genomic DNA contains:
- a CDS encoding major facilitator superfamily domain-containing protein, with product MEKPTTHYENDDASSPVSGGKYDLECSVQLETKDENPLTEDHRQYLLQRHGTVDLDPMPDMTDADPYNWPTWKKSLNLVMVAFHAMMATFTAAAIQSAFGDIAEDLGVSVHRASYLTSLVIAVLGAAPLIWMPLSNRYGRRPIFLLSLICSLVGNVGCAKSYSYATMGLCRAITGFFISPPAAIGSAVVAETFFKKDRARCMGVWAVMVTVGVPLAPLIFGFVAIRVGYRWIYWTLAITNGVQFLLYLAFGSESLYIRGDTAKAPDSLLHRFFSFKRIDPTPLKVWDFIQPLAMAARPCVMVPTAVYAMVFLLASIFPSLEIPQLYPEMFGLDTEQVGLQYIAMIVGSIIGDQIGGVISDRWMLYRAKRTNRPVAPEHRLWLSYPGLIMAIVGIIVFLVQLNNASSHWTITPLLGVAIAAVGNQIITTVNITYAVDCYRSEAASVGVFITFVRQIWGFIGPFWFPEMLASVGFLGSTGILVGLIVAVSVIPTLFLQWKGHTWR from the exons ATGGAGAAACCAACGACACACTACGAGAATGATGACGCCAGTTCCCCTGTGTCCGGGGGCAAGTACGACTTGGAATGTTCAGTGCAACTCGAAACCAAAGATGAGAATCCATTGACCGAAGACCACCGACAGTATTTGCTCCAGCGCCATGGGACGGTGGACCTCGACCCGATGCCAGATATGACGGACGCGGACCCCTATAACTGGCCGACCTGGAAG AAATCCCTCAATCTGGTAATGGTCGCGTTCCATGCGATGATGGCGACCTTCACCGCGGCTGCGATTCAGTCCGCCTTCGGGGATATAGCAGAAGACCTCGGCGTCAGCGTTCACCGAGCAAGCTACTTGACCTCCCTGGTCATTGCGGTCCTGGGTGCTGCTCCTCTTATCTGGATGCCACTCTCGAATCGATACGGACGACGGCCCATCTTCCTTCTGTCCCTGATATGCAGTCTGGTCGGCAACGTGGGCTGTGCGAAGAGCTACTCCTATGCAACCATGGGGTTATGTAGGGCCATcaccggcttcttcatcAGCCCCCCGGCAGCAATTGGCAGTGCAGTGGTGGCCGAGACCTTTTTCAAGAAGGACCGGGCTCGATGCATGGGTGTATGGGCCGTCATGGTCACCGTGGGGGTGCCACTAGCGCCCTTGATCTTTGGCTTCGTTGCCATTCGGGTTGGATACCGATGGATATACTGGACGCTAGCTATT ACGAACGGTGTTCAATTTTTGCTGTACCTCGCCTTTGGCTCCGAATCCCTTTATATCCGCGGCGACACTGCAAAGGCCCCCGACTCTTTGCTGCACcgattcttttccttcaaacGGATTGATCCGACTCCCCTCAAAGTATGGGATTTCATTCAACCCCTGGCAATGGCCGCCCGTCCTTGTGTGATGGTTCCCACCGCGGTATATGCCATGGTCTTTCTCCTCGCAAGCATCTTCCCCTCGCTCGAGATCCCTCAACTGTACCCGGAGATGTTTGGTCTGGACACCGAACAGGTTGGGCTCCAATACATAGCAATGATCGTTGGCTCGATAATCGGGGACCAGATCGGAGGAGTCATCTCAGATCGATGGATGTTGTACCGAgcgaaaagaacaaaccGCCCCGTTGCCCCCGAGCATCGACTCTGGCTGAGCTACCCCGGCCTGATCATGGCTATAGTGGGCATAATTGTCTTCCTCGTTCAGCTCAATAACGCTTCGTCTCACTGGACGATAACCCCGCTGCTTGGCGTTGCCATCGCGGCCGTCGGGAACCAAATCATCACCACCGTCAATATCACCTACGCTGTGGACTGTTATCGATCGGAAGCGGCCAGCGTTGGGGTCTTCATTACCTTTGTCCGTCAGATCTGGGGCTTTATCGGGCCTTTTTG GTTTCCGGAGATGCTGGCAAGTGTGGGTTTTCTTGGGTCAACTGGGATTCTGGTTGGCTTGATCGTGGCGGTTAGCGTTATTCCGACACTCTTCCTGCAGTGGAAAGGGCACACATGGCGGTAG
- a CDS encoding putative GABA permease (amino acid permease) yields the protein MQEEIEMKSESVVRSGQAGSRNGGYESATIRQKQQLELFSQRYLNFFSSVAFSACLLATWESAGGSLLSGLYNGGPAAIVYGMILSTVGNLTIACSLAELASLHPTAGAQYHWSYFLAPRGRRFISFFQAGWVTVFSWSALVCIAPYFIGTQIQGLVVLAHPDYELVRWRGTLLMWAVAIIPILINIFARRVLGAIEVAAGIMHVIFLPVTIAVFVILAPRNPDSFVWETFVGGLSGWKDSGVVFSIGLLGVITPLAGLDGVIHMAEEVKNAKVVVPRSMILGTMINGTLAFAYLIAVLYCMGDYTEAVLSPTGYPIITIAYQATGSKAATYVLMAMGMLPGWIALFNGLASVTRLTWAFARDNGLPFSDFFARVDPTYKIPLRALFLVASCMFALSFIQIGSTAAFNAILSLSTLGLYISYLIPLVLLVFKRFTAPQDIPRGTFSLGKWGLPMNLLSILFATYFVIFLPFPSALPVTAENMNYAGPVLGFVMLFACGDWIVRGRHKWEGPTMRPYAREE from the exons ATgcaggaagagatcgaaatGAAGAGCGAGAGCGTTGTGCGATCAGGCCAAGCAGGGAGTAGGAATGGGGGGTATGAGAGCGCTACAATTCGCCAGAAGCAACAATTGGAG TTATTTTCACAGCGCTatctcaacttcttctcctccgtcgcCTTCTCCGCCTGTCTACTCGCTACATGGGAATCTGCTGGTGGTAGTTTGCTCTCAGGGTTGTACAACGGCGGCCCAGCAGCGATCGTCTATGGAATGATCTTAAGTACGGTCGGCAATCTGACTATCGCATGCTCTCTGGCCGAGCTTGCTTCTCT ACACCCTACTGCCGGTGCTCAATATCACTGGAGTTATTTCCTCGCGCCTCGTGGTCGTCGATTTATTAGTTTCTTCCAGG CAGGTTGGGTCACCGTCTTCTCGTGGTCTGCTCTCGTCTGCATCGCCCCGTACTTTATCGGAACCCAAATCCAGGGCCTGGTTGTGCTGGCGCATCCTGACTATGAACTTGTCCGATGGCGCGGTACGCTGCTCATGTGGGCCGTTGCGATTATCCCAATTCTGATCAATATCTTCGCGCGTCGCGTTCTGGGAGCTATTGAAGTCGCTGCAGGAATCATGCACGTTATCTTCCTGCCCGTCACCATTGCAGTATTCGTTATTCTCGCTCCGCGAAACCCGGACTCCTTTGTCTGGGAGACCTTTGTCGGTGGCCTTAGTGGCTGGAAGGATTCGGGTGTTGTATTCTCCATTGGTCTTCTTGGTGTCATTACTCCCTTAGCTG GCCTCGACGGAGTAATTCACATGGCCGAAGAAGTCAAAAACGCCAAAGTGGTCGTGCCCCGGTCCATGATCCTCGGCACCATGATCAACGGAACCCTTGCCTTCGCCTACCTCATCGCAGTCCTGTACTGCATGGGTGACTACACTGAGGCCGTGCTGAGCCCCACGGGCTACCCCATCATCACAATCGCCTACCAAGCCACGGGCTCCAAAGCAGCAACCTACGTGCTGATGGCGATGGGCATGCTCCCCGGCTGGATCGCCCTCTTTAACGGTCTCGCCTCCGTAACCCGCCTGACCTGGGCATTCGCACGCGATAACGGCCTCCCCTTCTCCGACTTCTTCGCCCGCGTCGACCCAACCTATAAAATCCCCCTCCgcgctctcttcctcgtcgcaTCGTGCATGTTCgccctctccttcatccaGATCGGCTCTACCGCGGCATTCAATGCAATCCTTTCTCTCAGCACACTGGGCCTCTACATCTCCTACCTGATCCCCCTCGTCCTTCTCGTGTTCAAGCGTTTCACTGCGCCACAGGATATCCCACGGGGCACATTTTCGCTGGGCAAATGGGGTCTCCCCATGAATTTGCTTTCCATCCTTTTTGCTACCTATTTTGTTATCTTTTTGCCGTTTCCATCGGCACTGCCGGTTACCGCAGAGAATATGAACTATGCCGGGCCGGTGCTGGGATTTGTGATGTTGTTTGCTTGTGGAGATTGGATTGTAAGGGGGCGGCATAAGTGGGAGGGACCAACTATGCGGCCTTATGCGAGAGAAGAGTAG